From Candidatus Tisiphia endosymbiont of Melanophora roralis, a single genomic window includes:
- a CDS encoding palindromic element RPE1 domain-containing protein: MLKYIRVSHFKSRPLTEFTSAREFVGGPESQTAAYSNVREDSSLVPTHKLPAEVELCKRSSAFIELMVRIYHNI; the protein is encoded by the coding sequence TTGTTAAAATATATTCGTGTCAGCCACTTCAAAAGTAGACCTCTTACAGAATTCACTTCTGCTAGGGAATTTGTAGGAGGACCGGAATCTCAAACCGCAGCGTACTCAAACGTACGTGAGGATTCGAGTCTAGTCCCGACGCACAAATTACCAGCAGAAGTAGAATTATGCAAAAGGTCTAGTGCATTTATCGAATTAATGGTTAGAATATATCATAATATTTGA